In Micromonospora sp. LH3U1, one genomic interval encodes:
- a CDS encoding lytic transglycosylase domain-containing protein: MVDGEDDTRVKPLRPAAPLDGPLQGSGAAPDPGRAVPRPRRPWLSGRSGSASTTPAAPATPAEPAPPADTKADTQVEDPKVEDPKTEDPKTEDPKVEHPKTGDPKADGSASAPAAPKPTAGSSADAPADEAKTVAMAGVADPTKTTVDEMPVVPASDPTRRRRVQFAHAVRLPPRRAAATAARATRAWARRPSGRLTLPGVFLLALVAATGAAGALLVPATIRAPRPVAADSSAAPTAAAPPAGPSGLPTGPLPTWPVPTGPVPGGGLPTNGLPTGPPIGPVVGVRPSDALAGWAQQVGTKVGVPPGAMQAYGYAELVLAQTNRSCALSWTTLAAIGQVESGHGSANGARLGQDGKALPKIIGLPLDGNDGRMRIIDTDRGLLDGDTTLDRAIGPMQFIPTTWQEIGADADNDGVKDPHDLDDAALAAGNYLCKGGRNLSIAGDWWNAILSYNDVRRYAQNVYDTANRYGRASRL; encoded by the coding sequence GTGGTGGACGGTGAGGACGACACGCGTGTGAAACCGTTACGTCCGGCCGCGCCGCTGGACGGGCCACTCCAGGGCTCGGGGGCCGCGCCCGATCCGGGGCGCGCGGTGCCCCGCCCCCGCCGACCCTGGTTGAGCGGCCGGTCCGGAAGCGCGTCGACCACACCAGCGGCCCCGGCCACGCCGGCCGAGCCCGCGCCGCCCGCCGACACGAAGGCCGACACCCAGGTCGAAGACCCCAAGGTCGAAGACCCCAAGACCGAAGACCCCAAGACCGAAGACCCCAAGGTCGAACACCCGAAGACCGGGGACCCGAAGGCGGATGGCAGCGCCAGCGCCCCGGCCGCGCCGAAGCCCACCGCCGGGTCGAGCGCCGATGCGCCGGCTGACGAGGCGAAGACCGTCGCCATGGCTGGCGTCGCGGATCCGACGAAGACCACCGTGGACGAAATGCCGGTCGTGCCGGCGTCCGACCCCACCCGGCGACGGCGGGTGCAGTTCGCGCACGCGGTACGGCTGCCGCCACGTCGGGCAGCGGCAACCGCCGCCCGCGCGACCCGCGCCTGGGCTCGCCGGCCGAGCGGTCGGCTCACCCTGCCGGGCGTCTTCCTGCTGGCGCTGGTGGCCGCGACCGGCGCGGCGGGCGCGCTGCTCGTGCCGGCCACGATCCGCGCACCACGCCCGGTCGCGGCCGACTCCTCCGCCGCGCCGACCGCAGCCGCACCACCAGCGGGGCCGTCCGGCCTACCCACCGGCCCGTTGCCCACCTGGCCCGTCCCGACCGGCCCGGTGCCCGGCGGCGGGCTGCCCACCAACGGGCTCCCGACCGGGCCTCCCATCGGGCCGGTGGTCGGGGTCCGGCCGTCGGACGCCCTGGCCGGCTGGGCTCAGCAGGTCGGCACCAAGGTCGGCGTCCCCCCAGGAGCCATGCAGGCGTACGGCTATGCCGAGCTGGTGCTCGCCCAGACCAATCGCAGTTGCGCGCTGAGCTGGACCACGCTGGCCGCGATCGGTCAGGTCGAATCGGGGCACGGCTCGGCCAACGGCGCACGGCTGGGGCAGGACGGCAAGGCGCTGCCGAAGATCATCGGGTTGCCGTTGGACGGAAACGACGGCCGGATGCGGATCATCGACACCGACCGTGGGCTGCTCGACGGGGACACGACCCTCGACCGCGCGATCGGGCCGATGCAGTTCATCCCGACCACCTGGCAGGAGATCGGGGCGGACGCGGACAACGACGGGGTCAAGGACCCGCACGACCTGGACGATGCCGCCCTGGCAGCGGGAAACTACCTCTGCAAGGGCGGCCGCAACCTGAGCATCGCGGGCGACTGGTGGAACGCGATCCTGTCCTACAACGATGTACGGCGGTACGCCCAGAACGTCTACGACACCGCGAACCGGTACGGACGGGCCAGTCGCCTGTGA
- a CDS encoding GNAT family N-acetyltransferase → MVREWDPRTASSAEIASLLVTLNAVLAADLPQDPPWRETSLREYLAEVMPGERRISWIAQAEPTGSGDPGAVLGQVHVLLLGDIGVLEVLVHPSARRSGLGRDLVLRAARRVYQEGFQSIGVEVVGDTPSVGFYESLGFTREYVETRSVLDLTAVDWAELAQMATGIGAGYHLEFFPGGPPDDLIEAYARAKAEVRDVDDGELRPSSYDPERLRDSLDTLHRRGMKPYIVLARHEQSGEVAGLTEVVVPAQHPTRADQYDTIVAQGHRGYGIDRAIKSRMLLELRSAEPELIEVQTWNAQANEAMLKVNAELGYRPDRDWCEYSVDVAELVHRLDSSPR, encoded by the coding sequence ATGGTGCGCGAGTGGGACCCCAGGACCGCGTCGTCCGCCGAGATCGCGTCGCTGTTGGTCACGCTGAACGCGGTCCTGGCGGCTGATCTGCCGCAGGACCCGCCCTGGCGGGAGACCTCGCTACGCGAATACCTCGCCGAGGTGATGCCCGGCGAGCGGCGGATCTCCTGGATCGCCCAGGCCGAGCCGACCGGCTCCGGCGACCCGGGCGCGGTGCTCGGCCAGGTTCACGTGCTGCTCCTCGGTGACATCGGCGTGCTCGAGGTGCTGGTGCACCCGTCCGCGCGGCGCAGCGGCCTCGGTCGTGACCTGGTGCTGCGTGCCGCCCGCCGGGTCTACCAGGAGGGCTTCCAGTCGATCGGTGTGGAGGTGGTCGGCGACACGCCCTCGGTCGGGTTCTACGAGTCCCTCGGCTTCACCCGGGAGTACGTGGAGACGCGCAGCGTGCTCGACCTGACCGCGGTCGACTGGGCCGAGCTGGCCCAGATGGCCACCGGCATCGGGGCGGGCTACCACTTGGAGTTCTTCCCCGGTGGGCCACCCGACGACCTGATCGAGGCGTACGCGCGGGCGAAGGCCGAGGTGCGCGACGTCGACGACGGTGAGCTGCGCCCCAGTTCCTACGACCCTGAGCGGCTGCGCGACAGCCTCGACACCCTGCACCGGCGGGGCATGAAGCCGTACATCGTGCTCGCCCGGCACGAGCAGAGCGGCGAGGTGGCCGGTCTGACGGAGGTGGTGGTCCCGGCGCAGCACCCGACTCGCGCCGACCAGTACGACACGATCGTCGCGCAGGGCCACCGGGGCTACGGCATCGACCGGGCGATCAAGTCCCGGATGCTGTTGGAGCTGCGCTCCGCCGAACCGGAGCTGATCGAGGTGCAGACCTGGAACGCGCAGGCCAACGAGGCGATGCTGAAGGTCAACGCGGAGCTGGGCTACCGGCCCGACCGGGACTGGTGCGAATACAGCGTCGACGTCGCTGAGTTGGTGCACCGCCTCGATTCGTCGCCGCGCTGA
- a CDS encoding lamin tail domain-containing protein, whose product MRPRRSIAALATATAAVTVTALGVAPTAASAAPTDLFISEYVEGSSNNKAIELFNGTGAAVDLTAGGYQLQLFFNGSTTATTVALTGTVAAGDAFVFASASAGAAILAQADQTTGASLFNGDDAIVLRRGTTVLDSIGQVGVDPGTEWGAGATSTADNTLRRLPAVTTGDTDPSDALDPAAQWAGFPVDTFDGLGSHTVDGGGPVDVPATLTCGGPLVTSAGTAASREVTAADPDDTIVDLAVTGVSPTPATGSISRTAFTPADGVGGTARATVDASADLAAGAYTVTLTATDAGGGTATCALVVQVTRELTVGEVQGPTTDAESGPTDRSPLAPSSGNGTSSTLYDVRGVITQLTLARTSAGAEQHGFFLQSRTGDTDGDPTSSDGIFVFMGAFTSLIGGYVPTIGDEVVLRARVSEYFSFTQLSGASLVRRITGGLAVDTAVAVTDAVPPTEFTDAQRFWERHEGARMRVRAGSGAVSGRDVFSSTADAELWVVDRDDPLLDRADPYARRVFRDSHPLDNDPTRRFDDGNGQRVLLGSMGVKATAGDSTALLPPTHTFDTLRADAMGAVYYSFEKYGVQVERAEFDAGADPSKNNPPKPADRSQEVAVATYNVENLYDYRDDPFDGCDFAGNAGCTGVSPPFDYVPSSEADYREQLAALADQIVKDLHAPDLILVQEAEDQDICTVSGTALTCGDTDNADGAPDSIQELALAVAAAGGPAYAAAYDRTGADARGITAAFLYRTDRLSLAAATANDPLLGSAPTVQYRAAGLPANADVQNPKALNAVLPSDVDTSTGRDGTNVFTRAPQLGKFSVAASPGSTERFTLYALSNHYSSGPDSRVGQRREQATYGAAIVTAIEAADQSARVVYGGDLNVFPRPDDPIATGSQPTPSDQLAPLYEAGLHNLWDNLVADVPASAYSYSFEGQAQTLDHLFVNDALYGDLVQVRAAHINADWPAEFAGDGSRGSSDHDPQVARFRSRASLTVADTTVVEGNQGTRQLTFTATVSRPLSQAVLLCAATVGLTAQAGSDFDPYAGCKVLAAGQTSVAFPVTVRGDRKRESDEKLTLLVAGVPGLRLADPLAVGTITNDD is encoded by the coding sequence ATGCGCCCGCGCCGCTCAATCGCCGCGCTCGCGACCGCCACCGCCGCCGTGACCGTCACGGCGCTCGGCGTCGCACCCACCGCGGCCAGCGCCGCGCCCACCGACCTGTTCATTTCGGAGTACGTCGAAGGTTCGTCGAACAACAAGGCGATCGAGCTGTTCAACGGCACCGGCGCCGCCGTCGACCTCACCGCTGGTGGCTACCAGCTCCAGCTCTTCTTCAATGGCTCCACCACGGCGACCACGGTCGCGCTGACCGGGACGGTGGCCGCCGGGGACGCTTTCGTGTTCGCCAGTGCCTCGGCCGGGGCCGCGATCCTCGCCCAGGCCGACCAGACCACCGGGGCGAGCCTGTTCAACGGCGACGACGCGATCGTGCTGCGCCGGGGCACCACCGTGCTCGACTCGATCGGCCAGGTGGGCGTCGACCCGGGCACCGAGTGGGGTGCCGGTGCCACCAGCACCGCGGACAACACCCTGCGTCGACTGCCCGCCGTCACGACCGGCGACACCGACCCGTCGGACGCGCTCGACCCCGCCGCGCAGTGGGCCGGCTTCCCGGTCGACACCTTCGACGGCCTCGGCTCGCACACCGTCGACGGCGGTGGTCCGGTCGACGTGCCGGCCACGCTCACCTGCGGCGGCCCGCTGGTCACCTCGGCGGGCACGGCGGCGAGCCGAGAGGTCACCGCCGCCGACCCGGATGACACGATCGTCGACCTGGCGGTGACCGGGGTCAGCCCGACCCCGGCCACCGGCTCGATCAGCCGCACCGCGTTCACCCCGGCCGACGGGGTGGGCGGCACCGCGCGCGCCACGGTCGATGCGAGCGCCGACCTCGCCGCCGGGGCGTACACCGTCACCCTGACCGCGACCGACGCGGGCGGTGGCACCGCCACCTGCGCGTTGGTCGTGCAGGTGACCCGGGAGTTGACCGTCGGCGAGGTGCAGGGTCCGACCACCGACGCCGAGTCCGGTCCGACCGACCGGTCGCCGCTCGCGCCCTCGAGCGGCAACGGCACGAGCAGCACGCTGTACGACGTACGCGGCGTGATCACCCAACTGACCCTGGCCCGCACCTCGGCCGGGGCGGAGCAGCACGGCTTCTTCCTGCAGAGCCGCACCGGCGACACCGACGGCGACCCGACCAGCTCCGACGGCATCTTCGTCTTCATGGGCGCGTTCACCTCGCTGATCGGCGGCTACGTCCCGACGATCGGCGACGAGGTCGTGCTCCGGGCCCGGGTCTCGGAGTACTTCAGCTTCACCCAACTTTCCGGCGCCTCCCTGGTCCGCCGGATCACCGGCGGCCTGGCCGTGGACACCGCCGTCGCGGTGACCGACGCGGTGCCACCCACCGAGTTCACGGACGCGCAGCGCTTCTGGGAGCGGCACGAGGGCGCCCGGATGCGGGTACGCGCGGGCAGTGGCGCGGTGAGCGGACGGGACGTCTTCTCGTCCACGGCCGACGCCGAGCTGTGGGTGGTCGACCGGGACGACCCACTCCTGGACCGCGCCGACCCGTACGCCCGGCGGGTCTTCCGTGATTCGCACCCGCTGGACAACGACCCGACCCGCCGCTTCGACGACGGCAACGGTCAGCGGGTGCTGCTCGGCAGCATGGGCGTGAAGGCTACCGCCGGGGACAGCACAGCGCTGCTCCCGCCGACGCACACCTTCGACACGCTGCGCGCCGACGCGATGGGCGCGGTCTACTACTCGTTCGAGAAGTACGGCGTCCAGGTCGAGCGGGCGGAGTTCGACGCCGGGGCCGACCCGTCGAAGAACAACCCGCCCAAGCCGGCTGATCGGTCCCAGGAGGTGGCTGTCGCCACCTACAACGTGGAGAACCTGTACGACTACCGGGACGACCCGTTCGACGGCTGCGACTTCGCCGGTAACGCCGGCTGCACGGGGGTCTCTCCGCCGTTCGACTACGTGCCGAGCAGCGAGGCGGACTACCGCGAGCAGTTGGCCGCGCTCGCCGACCAGATCGTGAAGGATCTGCACGCACCGGATCTGATCCTGGTGCAGGAGGCCGAGGACCAGGACATCTGCACGGTCTCCGGGACGGCGCTGACCTGCGGCGACACCGACAACGCCGACGGCGCTCCGGACAGCATCCAGGAGTTGGCGCTCGCGGTGGCGGCGGCTGGCGGGCCGGCGTACGCCGCTGCCTATGACCGGACCGGCGCGGACGCCCGCGGTATCACCGCCGCCTTCCTGTACCGGACGGACCGGTTGTCGCTGGCGGCCGCGACGGCGAACGACCCGCTGCTGGGCTCGGCACCGACCGTTCAGTACCGCGCTGCGGGGCTGCCGGCCAACGCCGACGTGCAGAACCCGAAGGCCCTCAACGCGGTGCTGCCGTCGGACGTGGACACCTCGACCGGTCGGGACGGAACCAACGTCTTCACCCGCGCTCCCCAACTGGGCAAGTTCAGCGTGGCCGCGTCACCCGGTTCGACCGAGCGGTTCACCCTGTACGCGCTCAGCAACCACTACTCCTCCGGCCCGGACAGCCGGGTCGGGCAGCGGCGGGAGCAGGCGACGTACGGCGCGGCGATCGTCACCGCGATCGAGGCGGCCGACCAGTCCGCCCGAGTGGTCTACGGCGGGGACCTGAACGTCTTCCCGCGCCCGGACGACCCGATCGCGACGGGCAGCCAGCCCACGCCCTCGGACCAGCTCGCACCGCTCTACGAGGCGGGCCTGCACAACCTGTGGGACAACCTCGTCGCGGACGTGCCGGCGTCCGCCTACTCGTACAGCTTCGAGGGGCAGGCGCAGACGCTCGACCACCTGTTCGTCAACGACGCGCTCTACGGCGACCTGGTGCAGGTGCGGGCGGCGCACATCAACGCCGACTGGCCGGCGGAGTTCGCCGGCGACGGGTCACGCGGTTCCAGCGACCACGACCCGCAGGTGGCCAGGTTCCGGTCCCGGGCGTCGCTGACCGTCGCCGACACGACGGTGGTCGAGGGCAACCAGGGCACCCGGCAGCTCACCTTCACCGCCACCGTGTCCCGGCCGCTGTCCCAGGCGGTGCTGCTCTGCGCCGCCACCGTCGGCCTCACGGCGCAGGCAGGCTCGGACTTCGACCCGTACGCCGGCTGCAAGGTGTTGGCCGCCGGGCAGACGTCGGTGGCCTTCCCGGTGACGGTACGCGGTGACCGGAAGCGGGAGTCGGACGAGAAGTTGACGCTGCTGGTGGCCGGCGTGCCCGGTCTGCGGCTGGCCGATCCGCTGGCGGTCGGCACGATCACCAACGACGACTGA
- a CDS encoding FmdB family zinc ribbon protein translates to MPRYEFRCRACGDTFEVNRSMAAAGEPATCPQGHADTVKLLSAVAVTGRGGAAGGAPAPAGGGCCGGACGC, encoded by the coding sequence ATGCCCCGGTACGAGTTCCGCTGCCGCGCTTGCGGCGACACCTTCGAGGTCAACCGTTCGATGGCGGCGGCCGGCGAGCCAGCCACCTGCCCGCAGGGACACGCCGACACCGTCAAGCTGCTCTCCGCGGTTGCGGTCACCGGCCGGGGTGGTGCCGCCGGTGGTGCCCCGGCACCCGCCGGTGGTGGCTGCTGTGGCGGCGCCTGCGGCTGCTGA